The DNA sequence aagaCCTCGGGCaaaattttcttccatttcccttttgagtcggtcaatctcttctacAGGTTTTGGAGTATAGGTTTTTTGTTGATTTCGCTTGACCATTCCCACTCTGGTAGTAGGGCGTCGATaaaatcttttgatttttttatccTCAAATAACTTATTAATCTTGTCATCGTTGAACTGCCTACCATTGTCACACGTTACCTCGGCCGGTTTCCAAACCTGACATAtaatatgatcccagatgaagtcaatgaaatccttgatggtaggctataattgcgtgttttagttgcttatcgcactctactttactgtactttaattgagttgagctttaatcgctagtattttgcactaattatatattttatgccttgtaggagtgcgtccgagctatgtagatgttatgggatGAATTCACGCTatgttggagctttgaagtctaagtaaaagcccaaggtcTTAGTTGAgatcgagttcggggatcaatGGACACTAGTGCATTCAAAGAGAGAGACAAAGAATTGACCCGGGCGTCACCCAGGTGCGCGAGCGTGCACTGGGCGCACATGTGAGGTAGTGTACTGTGCAAAATGTGCGACCAAGTGCACGAACACatctccaggtgcgcggccgcgcgtgtcctgtccgggaagagtcctatttcgtgaaggagaaggtgtgtttatttgggcccgaccctacttggtatatatacatgaaaaaatggtattttgatgacttTTAagatactttagacctaaggaggctaaggagaagtgggagaagcaagagcacaaggatttcatcattcaatcctaactcaagacaagagtttgaattattttatatttttatttaacttaaacttatttgtgatgaattacttcatgtctatggagtagttatCTTTAGatattgatggatttggtgtattcagaattgtttgtggatattaactctagtttttctatgttgaatcgttttgggtgttttaattgttgcatatatatattcacatgtttatgtaatcaaaagaggcgtaacttgtgatgtttttgaattatcttgtttgttgaattcattgattcttcttcgtaatcgaaagaggctagttgaattattgtttagacctagttaggagaataatcgaaagaggttctcttacaaatcaatccactacgaattcttgcatatcttcatcgAGCTTAGcttagttcatattgtgaggttgagacttaatcgagagaggagtttctattgAACATccgaactaataatagagtgaattcgagagaatcACTTGAAacttagaagtgaattaactagagttaaatcccatacatgtatcttgcacctatccaatcaacccctattttctcccatttatatcttctttgcttactcttgttgcaattgtcattagccaatagtttagactcttagttaattttagttttaatcacataaatcttagttgttgatcatcttggatagaaatcaagctataaactatgaaaatactgtttaactctaattcctgtggatacgatattatattatactatattcgactagcgagcatatttaggtgtgtgttttgcgcttgtcaattttggcgccgttttcagggattggcaatcaatagtgtttgaaatagtttgtagtgctaattcaggaatttttctttttattttatttttttctttttacgtttggtgttccttGATTGTGCGTaggctacaggttagattggtacatgactcgatcttctgggAGAGAATTGCTACCATTAGAACCAGAAATTGAGAAACAACTACGACAACTGAGGAAGGAAAAAGATCTCCCCGAGAATACtgagaaggttgggcaatcctcgaccaaagaaattatggcgggagatgatgataatgttgatttggctgcaagagaggcaacACAGCAAAGAGAAAAAGCTACATGAGATGCTGAGGAGACAACTcttcgaaatgcacaacttgtcttAGAGGAGGAGAGGGTTCGGAGAATGGCTCAAAATCAACCTTTGTCTGCAGACCAATTCGTAAACATAGCTCTCggtgctgggagaccacttggcgattatgctagaccggtataCAACCAAgacttatcaagtgtgagaccacctccagttaCAGCTAATAATTTTGAGCTGAAGCAGGGGTTGCTTCAAACTCTTCAAAATAGCTGTATtttcagaggaaagatgaacgaagatccaaacaatcacctgatgggcattccccttcacactcaaagatgatgcaaagcactggcttcgaagcttCCCTAATGGGTCGATTAGAACGTGGGATAAGATGACCAATAagtttcttgacaaatatttctcatcagctaagacgagcaagtttagaagagaaatccataacttatgCCAAAACGATACTGAAattgtgtttgaagcttgggagaggtttaaggagatagtgcgaaagtgtcaacatagcgaaattgaactctggatgcaactccaggattttttggatggattgacaccagcctcacgtagaacattgagcaatacaATTGGAGGCTcgttgatgaaaaagactccagaggagatagtcaccaTTTTGAATGAGTTATCTGAAGACGCAAATCAGTTGTCCTCTaaaattgctgaaagaagaagatcaactggtgttcaccaagttgatgctaatacatcGGTGCAGGTACAACTTAATGCCATAGCCAATAAAATAAGGAAGCCGACCTTAGCTTCGATACACAGTGAGCCCTATGCAacgtgtgatatatgtggaagagggcaCCCTACTcctgagtgtcaagcctcaatcgAGGAAATTAGCGCTGTtgggaattataacttcaatgcaatgggtcagaagtaCCCCGGTTATtcgtggagttcacctggggggtACTACAAATGCATGGCAATAAAACAATCCCATATTTTAAGGAGATCCTGGTTTTGTGAATCAGCCTAGGCCGCAGTTTCGGCCTCAACAGCCAATTCATCCTgggctagaagatctaatgaagtcctTTAATGTCAAGACAaatgagagattagatgctcatgggtcagctatcaaagaacttggcactgGTTTGCGAAATTTGGAGAAACAAGTGGGGCAAATTGCAATTGTATTGTCTGAGAGAATCCATGGTACTTTATGAGCTGACGCTGAAAGAAACCCCAAAGAAATGgtaaatgttgtgaccttgagaagcgggcaagtattgaaagatcccactccagTCCAAAAGGAGGGGGTACCTGAAAAAGAAGTTGAGGAGTagctgaaaaatgaagttgataagaagaagaaaggtaagaaaggagctgagaaaaagaagaaggaggaaacttcaagaagggaggaatctaatgagagcgagcatatgcctgctctacCCTTTTCCCAAAAgttatatagagaaaagctggacaagcagtttgagagatttctaggtatgctgagacaggttaatgtaaacttgccattcacagaagtgctctcacaaatgccagcttatgcaaaattcttgaaggagatccttacaaagaaaagGAAGATCGAGGAGGTATCGatagtcaagctcacagagcattgtagtgcaatcttgcaaaaccaactcccacaaaagtgtggagatccagggagttttattataccttgctcgttaggcactcttaattttgataagtctttgtgtgattctggtgcctcaattaatttaatgcctttgccTATTTACAGGAAGCTGGAGAATGAGCTTAGAGATATAAGGTCTaaaccaatatctttgcagctagcagaccaaacaactataatactcCAGGGGATAGTCGAAGATATCTTAGTTTGGGTAGATAAGTTCGTCTTTCTAGTAGACTTTATAGTAGTGAAGATGGAGGAGAATAAGAAGGTCCCCCTTATCTTAGGAATACCATTCTTAGCAATGGGTAGAGCAATTTtagatatacatgatagaaagctcatgcgtagagtgggtgaggagacggtgACTTTCAAGATGAATGTGGAGATGGGGGTGAGAAAGGAGAAGCCAACTGCAAGTGTAGAGTGGAGAGTGAAAAGCTTAAAAGAGAAGGTCCCGGTGATTGAGAAagacaagtgtggggtgtaccccaagaaggctgagaaaaaGCTGTCCGCGTGGATGTATGCACTAGTTCGAGCGAGAAGGATGTAGCCTGATTTTGACTTAGACCCCGACTAGACATTCGGGAAAGTTTtctctaccttatgctttttaattgtatgtcacggggacatgccacaacttaaagtgtggggtggggtatatttgtatgttgtataTATAGTTGTTTAGTTTTAcctttgttagttgtagtagttacagataaaatgtttttttttaaaaaccataaacattttaaattttttgatttttcccgactatggatatcattcgacaggtttcttgaggcaTTAAAGTCAAatgaaaaagacaaaaaatattttctcttgtTAGGTAATGTATTAAtttccccttgatttttctttgtgccacggttcttttccaagggttttgtttgaaccgggtgtagttagtttttatttttgttagaaaTAGGAAACATTGTgatatgatttgaattggaagcaATATCTCGTGACTCTatcatgccttgagaatagtgagtgctttagttgtgacacttaggctcagtttttgactcttgcataagtaccttaaattgtataatcttaactttgcttaattgCTTTGACTATAGTGTCTTGtgaatccaatcttgagtgagttatgtgccatgtgtgtgtgagttttcgtgtattctgtgcattgcatttgatatctagaacttaccccatgtgtttgcaaagcgaaatagtagttttatttagTCTTGGAAgtaatataggcatttctttattaAGCCGATGATATGCGTTTACCCACTTAATTGTTATGTATTTTAGTTAACCCCTTTTaacctgtaatcctgtttcttggGCACCCACATtataagccttacccatttgtttgaattggccATCTATTTGAAACGTTTACCTCTCATtagcacttgaaattgtatgaactttgtaaaagttgaagtgtggggtgattgggttggtttttgagtggagctaatgaaataaggagaaaggtgcactgttttgaaaaagtaagagccacttaaattggaaaagaaaaaaatatatatacgtAGTGTatgtggtaactcttgatgtatttgtgtttAAAGAAGTTGGAAGTTAATAtaaattgatgtgaaggtggagtattgatttgacataagtgtggggttttaatAATGAGATGTATGTagtaaagtgcttagggaggtgtagtcacttttATATCTACTTTTtataaccaattaaagtcctacttgatccttgactgaatgagatcAAATTAGTAGattagtacactacgggcaagtctATAGTTCATCGTGATTGAAATTAAgcgtccaccaaactatatagagaaccaggttctctatcagtttTCACAGTAAGCAACAGACTATAAAACCAAACAGCATAGGAAACCAGGTTCTCTATCTGTTCCCACAGTAAATCGGCAGTAAATAAAGAACACACGatatttacgtgaaaaactccttgctcaagggattaaaaatcacgacctaccctagtaggatttcaactccactaaatcgagcaaacttcagattacaacctatgcAACCTAATAATTAAACTCTATTACAAGCtgctttgtaataactctattataaagacttccaactcgactaactctagccaagacacaaatacaatggtttatgatttacaaaggtttcctacacaatgcttctaactaagctaagtaggaattacaagtaaagaacaAAATAACAAAGACTCAACAAACCTAAGGACTCAAGATATCTTCAATCTTTGAATCTGGTCCTTGAGGTTGCAGTAACTTTGTTCTTGAGAGATGTGGTGGCTAGCACTTGagagaatattttctttttaatttgcaAGTGTTCAAGTGAGTTGTTTTACCTTCCTTGATTGTATTAATACATGTGTGACATCACTTACAATGATGTAAGCAAGGTAGGTAAAAATCTTTCCACAGAAAGTTGACTGCTGCATTGTTCCTGTACAGTAGCGTATGCAGGCAGAAACTTTCCAACTGGAGAGTTGACTTCGTACAGTCTCCTTGGGAACTGGAAAGGACATGATCCCTCAGTTGTTCCTTCCACTCTGAAGAGTTAAGTTATATCCCACGCTGGATTCCAACCTGGAACTTTGTGATCTTAAGGTCTTGTAAATGTGTAACATGTTTCTTATCTGGTTCTGGATGGTAAgcttgttagatcatcaaaacataaagtaAAGTACTTATGACCAAAGTACTTGTAACCTATcaatttttccctttttgatgtTGATAAACATAGAATTGATATTCCCCTGAGAACCAGATCTCCACATTATTCCCCCTACGAATCAACCATATTCCCCATGAGAACCAGACCAAAGGAACTGATCAAAACTGGTTCCTCAAGATTGTTTGAACAATcatcaaaacacaaaataacataacttatcaatttccccctttttgGTGATGACAAACCCAAAATTAATGTTCCCCTTGAGAAATAGATTCCTCACATGTTTCCCTGCGGATCAGACCTATAATCAACATGTTAGCAACAATGTTTCCCCTGCGAAGCAGATCTATCTTTCATGCACAACACAACATATCAATTCGATTCTGTTCCCCTTGCtaacttcccccttttggcatcattgaAAAGAATAACAGAAGAAGCACAACCAAAAAGAAGTTCAGCAACATTAACTAATGCCACTTGGGCAACACAGCATAaacaataacaagaacaacaagtgaATGTTATTGCACAAAATAGAGTGATTGCCCATAGTAGAGTAATTATAATAAAAGCACAGTAGTTTCAACAATACATAATATGACAATTTAAACAATTAAAGTACCAATGTCATCGAACATAAGGATCAAAAGAAGATAGGAATTTAAGGGAATTTGGAAGGAGTGAAATATATGGATCACTGGGCAGGAGGAAAAGTAAGAGGTTAAGGCCTTGATGAGCTTGTCCATTCGTTCATTCATAATCCTTTGATCAATGATTATCTGCTCTCTTAGGTCCTCCACATATTTCCTCAATCTTTCATTCTCACCCTTCAACTTAGTATTCTATTCTGCCAAGGGTCCACGGGGACCTGGTTCTCTACCTATCTGAGCAGGCTGAACCGTCAACCAGATCACCAAGAATCTCCCCAACCTTCTCCTCATCAAGAAAAAACTCAGTTCCATGCATATATAGCATCAGAGTATCACATAAAAcatataagtttctactttttctTCATAAACATTGGGACTTGGAGGAACAAAGAGGTGATTCTATTTTTTGGAACTCAACAATGTCAAGAAGTTCCTCCATTTTTCAGCAATATCAGAGTCAACACTCTGCCTAACAGCACTTTTTGAGACTTTAGAGTCTTCTACCTCTCCAAACTCGATAAGTCAACCTTTTGCTTATGTAAGGAACTAGGTTCCTCACTCACACTACCCTTTATTTCTTATGATTTATtaataagtacggatattactagtGGATCATTGTGAAATTGAATGATGCCCTCGGCATCCTTGTCACTGAACGAGATGGACCCCTCCGGGATGTAGTCCCGAGTGCACTTTTTCCTTGTGATAGAAACTTTGGTGCATTTTATCATTCTCCCTTGCGGGACATCTACtccccaatgatcatgttaatcaTGTGTTGAGGCTCATCTTGCTCAATTTTTTCATTGGGGTCCCTATTTTTTAAATGATTTTTGGCCCGCTCACTTCGGAATTCTCAAagatgcccattgttgaatagacgagccacttcttctcttagttGTCGACAATCTCCAGTCCTGTGATGTGAGTACCATGGTATTTACATACCATGTTGTGATCCCTCTGCATGGGATCAGACTGAAGTGGCCTAGGCCATTTGGTCTCCTTGTTGCGACCAATGGCTGATACTATACTCGCAACAtccacgttgaagttatattccgatagtaTCGGGGCTTCCCTGCCCCCAAGTGATCTGTCAAAACTGTTCTTACTCGTCAGACCCCGGTTGCTAGGCCTTTTATCACTTCTCCTATCATTCCTAGCTGGGTGGCGACTGGGTCTGTTCCCTCTTCTATCCAAGttgtatggctgatatcgatctcgGACCGGCCTTGACTCATGGTCCATAATTCTTTCAGATCTGTCATTTTTTCTATTGGGGTAAATTGACCCCAAGGGCCCCCCCAACTGTTCGTCCTCGACTCTTATCTTTGACTAATACCTGTTAGGAACATCGACCCAAGTAACCAGTGGGTACTTCACCAAGTTTTGCTTCAATTGTTGAAAAGTAATGGATCTTTGGGGGTTGAGCTCTTGAGTGAGGGCCTGAACGACCCAGTAATCTGCGATCGAGGGCAGGTTCATCTGTTCCATCTGAAGCCCCGACACGTactccctaagcatctcgttCTCTTTTTGCTTGACTTTGAAAAGATCTGATTTCCTCGTCTCGACCTTCATGGTGCTGGAATGGGCTTTAacgaaggcatctgcaagcatagcaaatgaatcaatagaatttggaggtaagttatggtaccatatcatttccCCTTTGGATAAGGTTTCCCAAAACTTCTTCAACAACACCAACTTGATCTTGTCGTCTTTTATTGCGCAAGTGTAGAAGGTTACATGATCATTTGGATATGTggttccattatatttgggaaaatcGGGCATCCAGAATCTCTTCAAAATTGGCTTCACTGCCGAACATGGAGGGATAggtttttgaatgaattttttggaatctggCCCTCTCAATATTGAAGGCAATcctgggatctgatcgaccctcgaATTGTAAGTTTCCACATTCTTGTAATTTGCCTCTATCTTATTTTCTCTAGACTCTACCCACTTTGTTAGCGCTTCAATCATTTTCATCACCTCAAAATTTTATCGAGGTCCAAACTCATCCAGTTCTACGACAATTTGTTTATCTCTTCGAGCGTCTTCTCTGACTCGCTAGGGTTCGGTCCGGTTCTCGGTGTGATTTTGAGTCTGTAGCTGTGCTATTGCCACT is a window from the Nicotiana tomentosiformis chromosome 10, ASM39032v3, whole genome shotgun sequence genome containing:
- the LOC138900196 gene encoding uncharacterized protein, with translation MTNKFLDKYFSSAKTSKFRREIHNLCQNDTEIVFEAWERFKEIVRKCQHSEIELWMQLQDFLDGLTPASRRTLSNTIGGSLMKKTPEEIVTILNELSEDANQLSSKIAERRRSTGVHQVDANTSVQVQLNAIANKIRKPTLASIHSEPYATCDICGRGHPTPECQASIEEISAVGNYNFNAMGDPGFVNQPRPQFRPQQPIHPGLEDLMKSFNVKTNERLDAHGSAIKELGTGLRNLEKQVGQIAIVLSERIHVDKKKKGKKGAEKKKKEETSRREESNESEHMPALPFSQKLYREKLDKQFERFLGMLRQVNVNLPFTEVLSQMPAYAKFLKEILTKKRKIEEVSIVKLTEHCSAILQNQLPQKKLENELRDIRSKPISLQLADQTTIILQGIVEDILVWVDKFVFLVDFIVVKMEENKKVPLILGIPFLAMGRAILDIHDRKLMRRVGEETVTFKMNVEMGVRKEKPTASVEWRVKSLKEKVPVIEKDKCGVYPKKAEKKLSAWMYALVRARRM